The Streptomyces armeniacus genomic interval ACCGGCGAGAACCTCTACGGCCGTGGGAAGTTCCAGGCGTACGCCGCCTCGCCGGCCGTCGCGATCCTGCAGCCCGACGTCGCCAAGGCCGGCGGGATCACCGAGGCGTTCGCCGTGTGCGACCTGGCCGAGAAGCACGGCACCGCCGTCATGCCCCACCTCTACGGCGGGGCCGCGGCCTTCGCGGCGACGCTCCAGGTGGCCGCGGGCTCCCGGATGGTGAGCGCCCTCGAGTACGACATACGCGACAACCCCCTGCGCGATCCGCTCCTGGTGTCACCGCCGACCCCCGAGGGCGGGCGCCTCGACCTGCCCGACCTCCCCGGCCTGGGGGTCCGGTTCGACGCCGCAGCGCTGGAGCGGGCGACCGACCACGACGAGACCTTGGAGCTTTCATGACGACCGTGACCCGGACCCTCAGCGGCGTACGCATCGACAACGGGACGCCGGAGCCCCAGAGTCCGGCGCCGCACGAGCTGGTCGACCCCGCGACGGGCGCCGCGTGGGCGACCGTCGTGTACGGCGGCGAAGCGGAGGCGCGCCGCGCCCTGGACAGCGCCGCCCGCGTGCTGCCGGCCTGGGCCGCGCTGCCGGCGGGGCGCCGGGCGGCGGCGCTGCGAGCCATCGCCGCCGACCTCCGCGAGGACGGACTCACGGCGCGCCTGGCCGGCCTGATCACCCGTGAGACCGGGAAGCGGATCGCCGAGGCGCGCGCCGAAGTCGGCCTGTCGGCCGCGTTCTTCGAGTGGTTCGCCGACGCGGTCAGCGGGCGCGCCGAGCGGGCCTGGAGCCACGTACCCGGGCTCCGGCACGAGGTGGGCGAACGGGCGCTGGGCGTCGTCGCCGTACTCACCCCGTGGAACTTCCCGGTGTCGATCCCGGCACGCAAGATCGCGCCCGCCCTGGCGGCGGGCTGCCCCGTGCTGTTCAAGCCGTCCGAGGTGGCCCCGGCCTCGGCGCTGTGCCTGGCCGAGGTCGTCGAACGGCACGTGCCGAGCGGCGTGGTGTCGACGGTGGTGGGGGAGCCCGCGGCCATCTCCGACGTGTGGCTGGCCGACCGCAGGGTGCGCGGGCTGACCTTCACCGGCTCCACCCGTGTGGGGCGCCTGCTGGCCGCGGCCGTCGCCCCGCGCTTCACGCGGTCGGTGTTCGAACTCGGCGGCAACGCCCCGTTCGTCGTCCTCGAAGACGCCGACCTCGACCTCGCGGTGGAGACGCTGATGGTCGCGAAGTACCGCAACAACGGGCAGTC includes:
- a CDS encoding aldehyde dehydrogenase family protein, whose amino-acid sequence is MTTVTRTLSGVRIDNGTPEPQSPAPHELVDPATGAAWATVVYGGEAEARRALDSAARVLPAWAALPAGRRAAALRAIAADLREDGLTARLAGLITRETGKRIAEARAEVGLSAAFFEWFADAVSGRAERAWSHVPGLRHEVGERALGVVAVLTPWNFPVSIPARKIAPALAAGCPVLFKPSEVAPASALCLAEVVERHVPSGVVSTVVGEPAAISDVWLADRRVRGLTFTGSTRVGRLLAAAVAPRFTRSVFELGGNAPFVVLEDADLDLAVETLMVAKYRNNGQSCIAANQVWAPRRSADELAARFSRASDRLVLGDPADEATTLGPLALPTDPARVESLVDSAGGDVWRAATPVPEAGNFTRPAVSVRPLRDSELVREEIFGPAVSVLEYDALDEVLEAVAAGPYGLGGYVVGAPRRAAEVARALDVGIVGVNTGSPNTPQVPFAGLKDSGTGVEGSHLGLEAFLAPQTVAVADG